Below is a genomic region from Sorghum bicolor cultivar BTx623 chromosome 9, Sorghum_bicolor_NCBIv3, whole genome shotgun sequence.
AACACTGAACTAAAGCAATTACAGTCAGAGTCGGCTCGCATGGATGAGGCCATGACACCATCACAATTTCCTATAAAGAAACATAATCCTAGCACTGCACATTCAGAAAATCAAAActgaaattttaaattttaaatgtgCACATCCTTCTAAAACTTATTCCTTAATAATATGACACGCCAGCACATTCAGAAGATCTTGCATTTCTCTATAGCTATTTTCATATTCCAATCACATTCTTTGCGGCCCTTCTCATGAATAATAGTGCAAGAGCCTTTCTTTTGGTACGAATAGTCTAAATTTTAGTAGATGTACATAAAGGTAGTTGGTTTGAGCTTTGGATCAACTTCTTCATTGTGCTAATCTGCAAGTACATTGGGAATCAGACATTGTGCTCTGTAGCTGGACGGTGCACAACAGGTTTGTAAACTTGGTGCGCAACAGGTGTGTAAACTTATGCCTACTAACTTTGATCTCTTTCAAAGATTATCAATAGTACATGTGCACACCAATGTCCTTTACTGGATCCTGCCTGTAGTTATGTGTGCTTTCATCTGATCCAATTTCAAGTGTATTATGCCTATTAGCTTTGGTCCCTTTAATGCCTGCCGTTCTTTGTGCCTGAATCTGTGAATGGAGTGCTTCAATGACCTTCAACCTTTTCGAATTACATCCCTCTCCCCTCTTAAAGCTAATGGTCCCATTAAAATCCAAGTTATGTTTCATACATCGTTTAGTAAGAATGGGCCCGATCCTTAGTTGTTGGAGAAGAAACGATAGTGATGAACAACTATCAATTTACCTAAACATATTTCTTGGTTTTTTAGCGAATCTTAATTTTCCATGGCCTTTAGTACACATTGTGGCCTTAAAAAACATTAACAAGCACGTGCAGCCACTATTAGATCTTTAGTTTTATCTATGATTAGTCTTATGTAATTTCACTACACTTCCATATAATGCTTAATCGCAAAACTTAGTTGAATATTTTGGgggattttgaattttgaatttgtgTTGTCTTTGAACAATAAGGAATCAGTATGTAGTGTAGATCAAGTTGGTTTCCAGAGGCTATAAAGGCAGAAGATGGATATATTGTGTACTAGGTCGCAAAAGATTGTTCCAATAAAGTGAAATCTCTATTCACTTTTGTTATCTGTCAGCGGTTTAGTCAATGATGCCTGGATAGTAAAGTAAATACATGATGCAATCGTTGCAAGATCAACTACACAAGAAAATAGTCgacattatttttttatctaaacaaaTAGACATACTAGAGAATTTTATGCTTCTTCTAAGACCAATTATGTGAATCTATTTTGTTATGGTTCCTATAGGAGTGTCAGGAGCATAATAGTGGATATGGTTTTCAGCCCTCACCGTGCATTTTTCTTGCGAGTGGTTGATATGAACTAAACTTCATAAATTATTTTTTCTCTTTCTGTGTGCAGGATGAGATGGAAACCTTCACCACCCTAAGTGTCAACAAGACGAAGGACGCTAACACATCATAGTATAGTTGCTAACACATCATAGTATAGTTGCTAATATATCTGTTGTATTCTACCGTTTGATGAGCAAAGCacacatatatttttttatattgcaCACTTCTCAACTTTAGCAGTTTTCATGTATTTAAAGATGTGGGCTTCTCTTTGTGAAAGTTTTCATATATATTGCACATTTCTTAATATTGGTTGTTTCTATGTATTTAAACATGTGGTCCTTGAATCTGTGAAAGTTGATCTCATATATTTTCCTTCATAGTTATCAAGGTATTATTTGTTCCCATTGCAACACAAAAGGTTTACACAATAAAGTTTTTGAGCTTGCGATATCGCGCTCTCCGTGTCTTTTTAAAATTAATGAACTTAGATTTTTGGATTAAATTTCAGTTGAATGTTGGTATTTAATTTTATagtgttattattttatcatgcaATCCGTATGTTTTTAATATAAAAAATTAgttgtcccgtagcaacgcacgggtacACTACCTAGTAAGATAAAaagtctaaaaataaaaaaaaacgaaATTTTCAATGGGATGAAGGGAGTACGTTAGTTCAAGAAGTTGCTTTTTGTTAAGtcacaaaaaaaaagatgttGCTTTTTGTTCGCACAGTTCTCATACCAGAAGTGCCTTCGTGCATACATCCGAGAAAAGCATCGATCTCACGATGAGAAAAGTATCCGTCTTACCCTCGATATTTTTTTGGTGCAGAGATATTTTTTAGGTGCAGAAGAAGAGACAAATGGAGAGAGCAGCCATGGTCCGCGCCGCCGGGAGCTCCGCCGTGGAACGCCGTAGGCCCGTAGCTGCTGTTGCCAACGAGTCCATACATAACCCCTCCCCTCTCCTCCCCTCGTCGCCCCGAACCGCAGCCTCGAcatctccgcctccgcctccgcctccgcctccgcctcagacgcacacgcacgcacgcacacgcCCATCATACCATGGCCGCGCACTCCGTCGCCGCCGCGCACGCCACCATATCCGCGCGCGCGGTCGCCGCGCACGGCGCCGGAGTGTCGGCCCCGGGCGAGCGCCTCGGCTTCCTCCGCCTGAGCTCACCGGTCGCCGGCCGCGGCCAGCTGCGCTCCCCGCTCCCGGCCCGCCGCCAGCGCGTcgtgcgcgccgccgccgccgccgagacgGTCGAGGGGAACAAGGCCGCCACCGGCGAGCTGCTGGAGAAGTCGGTCAACACGATCCGGTTCCTGGCCATCGACGCCGTCGAGAAGGCCAACTCCGGGCACCCGGGCCTCCCCATGGGCTGCGCGCCCGTGGGCCACGTCCTCTACGACGAGGTCATGCGCTACAACCCCAAGAACCCTTACTGGTTCAACCGCGACCGCTTCGTCCTCTCTGCCGGCCACGGCTGCATGCTCCAGTACGCCCTGCTCCACTTAGCCGGCTACGACAGCGTCAAGGTGAGGCAGCTGGTTCACTGCTCGCTCGCACCCTTTTCAGTGTTTGCATCTGTGCCTTGCGTGTGCAAAATTGGAGCGGCGAACTCGGGAGCAGGTAGGTTCGCGTTCGTGTAAAGTTTGAGTCTTGTTTGTTTGGTAGGTAAAATAGTGCAAGCTTGATCTTGGCTGCTACTTTTGGTGTCACGTGTCAGCTTCGTTTTCCTTTCCACGAACTTTTTGGTGTCGACTTCGTTTTCCTTTCTAATAAAAAAGAAAGGGTTGTGCCTGCTTGGCGGCGCTTTTGTCCAGTTGTCAAAGATATGCTAAGTGAAAAATTTGAGTTTCCTAATTCCTATACAGGAAGATCCTCAGCACTCATGTTTAGTTGAGCAGAACTTTAGTGTGATTCACCTTAGCTGAACTGCTGCTGTTTCATATGGATCATTTACATCACCTCTTGTGCAATTGATTTGTTTTAACGGCTGGTATCATGTATGCTGCTGCAGGAGGAGGACTTGAAGCAGTTCAGGCAATGGGGAAGCAGCACACCTGGCCACCCTGAGAACTTTGAGACTCCAGGAGTTGAAGTTACCACTGGTCTGTTTTCTTCTATATACAAAGCTGACACTTGTAAGTTTCCCTGCTGTACTGTAAAACTGAAAGTTTCGGTCTCCGACATGGTTGTTCTGCAGGACCTCTTGGTCAGGGTGTCGCCAATGCTGTTGGGTTGGCACTTGCTGAGAAGCACCTGGCTGCCCGCTTCAACAAGCCTGACAGTGAGATTGTCGACCACTACACGTAATAATTCTACTGTGAACGTGCCATGTTTTGCTTTTAGTTTGTGTGGTGCAGTTCTAGTAAGATGTTTCATGAATTTTGTACAGGTACGTTATTTTGGGAGATGGTTGCCAAATGGAGGGTGTTGCCAATGAAGCTTGCTCCTTGGCTGGGCACTGGGGTCTTGGCAAGCTGATTGCTTTCTACGATGACAACCACATTTCCATTGATGGAGATACAGAGATTGCATTCACAGAGGACGTGAGCACCCGCTTTGAGGCTCTTGGGTGGCACACAATCTGGGTTAAGAGTGGGAACACTGGCTATGATGACATCCGTGCAGCTATTAAGGAAGCAAAGGCGGTTACCGACAAGCCCACCTTAATCAAGGTTGGTTTCTTTGGTATTTGCAATCTTTTATGTTTTGTTTGCTGTAGATTTTATAATATTGGTCTAGTTTGTATCCTTTCTAGGTGACAACCACAATCGGTTTTGGATCACCCAATAAGGCCAACTCATACAGTGTGCATGGAAGTGCATTGGGTGCCAAAGAGGTCGAAGCAACCAGGCAGAACCTTGGATGGCCCTATGAGCCATTCTTTGTACCAGAGGATGTCAAGAGGTAGGTCTTGTTGTTTGCTCTGATAATCTAGGTCTTGTTGTTTGCTCTGATAATCTAGGTATCCGAATGAGATGGTGAAATGCATAGCAAAAATACAATTTATTTGAATGTATCATTGCAGCCATTGGAGCCGCCACACGCCACAAGGTGCTGCACTTGAGGCTGATTGGAATGCCAAATTTGCAGAGtacgagaagaagtatgcaGAGGATGCAGCAACTTTGAAAAGTCTCATCACAGGGGAGTTCCCCACTGGCTGGGCTGATGCTCTTCCGGTAAGAATACATACCTATGCACAATACTATAGCTGATGCTGATGTGTGGAGGATTGAACTATAATGGTTGATTCTTGTTTTTCTACCCTAGAAATACACTCCAGAGAGCCCAGCCGATGCCACCAGGAACCTCTCCCAGCAGTGCTTGAATGCACTTACTAATGTTGTGCCTGGTCTTATTGGAGGTAGTGCTGATCTTGCGTCCTCCAACATGACCCTGCTTAAGATGTTTGGTGACTTCCAGAAGGATACGCCTGAAGAGCGCAATGTCCGTTTTGGAGTCAGAGAGCACGGAATGGGCGCCATTGCGAATGGCATTGCTCTGCACAGCCCAGGGTTTGTTCCATACTGTGCTACTTTCTTTGTCTTCACTGATTACATGAGAGGTGCCATGAGAATCTCAGCTTTGTCTGAAGCCGGAGTTATCTATGTTATGACCCACGACTCTATTGGTCTCGGAGAGGATGGCCCGACCCATCAGCCCATTGAGCACTTGGTGAGTTTCCGCGCAATGCCGAACATATTGATGCTTCGCCCTGCTGATGGTAATGAGACTGCTGGAGCATACAAAGTTGCAGTTCTCAACAGGAAGAGGCCATCTATTCTTGCTCTCTCAAGGCAAAAGCTTCCTCATCTGCCTGGCACCTCAATTGAGGGTGTTGAGAAGGGTGGATATACCATCTCTGACAATTCAACAGGCAACAAGCCTGATCTCATCGTGTTGAGTACCGGCTCTGAACTAGAGATTGCTGCCAAGGCTGCTGATGAGTTGAGGAAGGAGGGGAAGACTATCCGTGTTGTATCATTTGTTTCCTGGGAACTTTTTGAGGAACAGTCAGACGAATACAAGGAGAGTGTTCTTCCTGAGGCCGTTACTGCAAGAATCAGCATTGAGGCTGGTTCTACTCTCGGATGGCAAAAGTACATTGGAGCCCAGGGCAAGGCCATTGGCATCGACAAATTCGGTGCAAGTGCTCCTGCTGGAAAGATCTACAAGGAGTATGGCATCACTGTGGAGGGTGTTATTGCGGCAGCCAAAAGCTTCTAAGACTCATAACTGAGTTTTGTTGTCACCGATGCCAAAGGAATGTCATACCTGGAGGTCTTGTGCCCAAAACATGCAATAATTGAGGGAGCATAAGATGCCTGTGCTTGGAGGGTGAGTGATACTTTAGGACTGGAATAAACAATGTATTTTCCTTGTACATTGGTTTTTATTCAGTGACTCCTTAGACGATTCATGAAGTTGAGTTTGATTAAATTGGGTGCTGGGTTTTTTGGTAACACTGGCAATCAACTTATAGTCTTGCTCTTGCAACAATGTTTCATTCTTTTCTTTGCGAGATCCTGGGTTTAAATCATGCTGTGCCTAGTTGGATTTTTTGTCTTCTATACAGTTTGTAGTGCTTTTATGATTGCAATATAAGCAGAGCATCTATTCAACTTCATGTGGTCTAtcttttttctgttttttttcttgaattCAAACCAATCATGGTTAGAAGTAGAACATCGGCAACCTTTATCCACTTCAAATGCCTTGATGTGCTGAACATTCTGTTGCTGCACTTGCAATAGCATATGAATCTGAATGTACCATTGTCAAGAAAGAAGTGAACAAAATACCAGCGCTGTTGCTTCAGGAAGGCTGTCTGTCTCTGAGTGCAGTTGAAGCTCCGATCCGAACTAGAAAGACATGTTGGATGCACCACGCCATGGATAATGGATTTTTTTTCCAACGAATATTTGGGGTGCTGATGTTTATTTgggaccatatatatatatatatatatatatatatatatatatatatataactgtgAAGGCTGGAATCCCATGAAAATTCTTATACCTTTTAATATTGAACAATGTCTTCTTATATACCTTAAGAAATATTGAACAATAACGCCTAGTGGCTTTTTAGGTAAACTCACATATGGGCAGGTACTTATTGTAAAAAGTTAACTAACTCTCAGGTcctattttttttataagaGTTCTTTCAACTTTATAAATCTTATTACATGGTTAACAAGCTAACTTAAATACTTAATATACTGCAgataaaatgatttaaatagtTTATTTATGAAGAGTAACATGGACCATATATTGCTACCTGCTATGTATTCACGCAAGGTTTATATTTTGGAAGATAAGCTTCAGATGTAATTGGTCCTGATCGCTTGAACTTACCGTCCGGCTTCTTAGCCGAATGTTTTTTTCAGCTGATTTCGGCTGAGTCAATAGTGTTATGTGACAGAGAATAAGCTGATTTTGACCGAAAAGCCGGGCTGATAAATTCTGATGTCCGGGACTGTTGCTAAACTGATTTTTTAACTGACGGTCACATAATAAAACTGATTTCAGACTTTAATAAATCAACTTTATTTTCCTagaggaaaaggaaaaaaatactaCCCTGGATAATATTGTCTAATCTCGCTACACAGATATAGCTAATAATGCTCCGTTCTATTATTTTTTATAGTGGAGATTGTTGAGAAAGGCACAAGACATTGCGTGATTGTAATATGCACCTGCATCTTCCAGCAGATATTATAGGCTGTGATCCAATTGCTAGACAACAAATTGATGCAAGGATATGCTCGATGTGTTTGGTCAAACCTGTTGAATATTAGTGTTTATATCAATATCTTTCTTGTGGAATTAAATAGCAAGTATAAAACCTGAATGGCTTTTGAAAGCGGATAGTTCTGAATGGCTATGACATCAAAATGGGATCATATGTTCCAGCAGTGTCtactatttttctataaattacatgaaattttggatagcaTTTAGATCTGTAGAAAATTTTGAGAAACAAATGAGGAAACTGAAGGCATAGTTTgttcaaagttttttttttaaagcgACGCCTTAGTTTGTTCAAAGTTCAAACATAAAAGCTAGCTAGCTTATCATGTCCACACTTACATTGCATCAGAGATTATGCAACATGCCCTCAACCTTGACAAGACAATGCAATTTGATATTGTCCTGAATAGGAAGTTATACAATGTTATGTGTGTGATTGGTTTCCTGCATAAGTGTGTCTTGGACTGCATAGCAGAGTGTAGGAAAAAGATGTATAGCTGAATATGCACGATTTGGTCGAATAGTGGTATATAGGCTAGGCCTGCTTTTTTATGGACAGTGCTAATATAAGCTAAACAAGAATGTCGAAAATAAGGGGTTATGCAGGCAACAGACCATAACCAACGACTCCTATACAAGATCAAATCCTTCTGCACAACTGGGCGCTAGTTCGATAGTTGGCACAGGATGACTATGCCCCGTGGCAGCAGACCTAATCGCTTAAGGGTGCACGCGTATTCTAGGATAGTGACCTACTAGCCTTGGCCTTGACATACGACTCGCGAGTGTAGGGCTCAATTGCCACCCCAGAGTTAGCTGTGTGAGAATAAGGAGCTCGTAGCACAACAAACATGGGCTATCATGGTGTTTTGAGATGTCGACATGAGGCTAGTTTGCATGTCCTTGATTGAGCGATGAGGCGAGGTGGACAGAGGGACTAGAGGCTTGCAGCCAGTGGTCGGTGACGCTTTGGCTAGCGAATGTGCTATTGGTGACCCACGCCAGTGGCTAGTGATTGCCACGCCTGAGTCGTCTATGCACAATGTCACGCCAGCACCGATATGCTCTCTTTGGATTTTTTTAAGAGTTAGAGCAAACATGAGTACACGATACGTCAGACAAGCTGAGAAGATCCTCGAGCTATAGGTTTGAGGGAGTGCTCGAACTCATGTGGTTGCTAGCTAGAGCTGAGACAAAAAAAAACTACTTTTACTTTTATGGTAGGTGGGTTTCACTAGATTATcattgagtttgtagatttatcAGAATGTTTTGTGAAAGGTGTACTTAACTCTAtttgttatatttttttttgacaactttgtaaaattttttagcttAATCTTTTGACCTGCTGAGACCGTTTTGCCCCTGCCTTCGTCTACTAGTTCTCTACTCTCACGGTCACGCCATTTTCTCCCGTTCTCTCCCCGTCTCTCTGTCACGGACGACCGGTGTCCGGGCGGGAGCCCGCCGCCGCCCAAGGGCCGCACCTCCTCCGGCGCGCCGCCGCTCCCTGCGCGTGCAGCGGCTTGTCATGGAGGAGGTCCAGATCCTCAAGCTTGGTGAGAAGCCGCCCGCTCCCGCGCCAGCCCCGGTGCTAGCAGCGCCTCCCGTGGCGCAAGCCtcgacggccgcggcggcgaTTGACCAGCGCGCCCTCTGCTCCACCGGCCGGATCGGGCCACGGGCACCCGCCGTGGACCGTGGGGCCGTGTGCCGACGAACCCACCGTAGCCAACGTGGCCGTAT
It encodes:
- the LOC8072707 gene encoding transketolase, chloroplastic is translated as MAAHSVAAAHATISARAVAAHGAGVSAPGERLGFLRLSSPVAGRGQLRSPLPARRQRVVRAAAAAETVEGNKAATGELLEKSVNTIRFLAIDAVEKANSGHPGLPMGCAPVGHVLYDEVMRYNPKNPYWFNRDRFVLSAGHGCMLQYALLHLAGYDSVKEEDLKQFRQWGSSTPGHPENFETPGVEVTTGPLGQGVANAVGLALAEKHLAARFNKPDSEIVDHYTYVILGDGCQMEGVANEACSLAGHWGLGKLIAFYDDNHISIDGDTEIAFTEDVSTRFEALGWHTIWVKSGNTGYDDIRAAIKEAKAVTDKPTLIKVTTTIGFGSPNKANSYSVHGSALGAKEVEATRQNLGWPYEPFFVPEDVKSHWSRHTPQGAALEADWNAKFAEYEKKYAEDAATLKSLITGEFPTGWADALPKYTPESPADATRNLSQQCLNALTNVVPGLIGGSADLASSNMTLLKMFGDFQKDTPEERNVRFGVREHGMGAIANGIALHSPGFVPYCATFFVFTDYMRGAMRISALSEAGVIYVMTHDSIGLGEDGPTHQPIEHLVSFRAMPNILMLRPADGNETAGAYKVAVLNRKRPSILALSRQKLPHLPGTSIEGVEKGGYTISDNSTGNKPDLIVLSTGSELEIAAKAADELRKEGKTIRVVSFVSWELFEEQSDEYKESVLPEAVTARISIEAGSTLGWQKYIGAQGKAIGIDKFGASAPAGKIYKEYGITVEGVIAAAKSF